In the genome of Lathyrus oleraceus cultivar Zhongwan6 chromosome 4, CAAS_Psat_ZW6_1.0, whole genome shotgun sequence, the window tgatttggaaaggAACTTATCTTTTATGGTATTGTTGCTTTGGACTTGTTTCATCTGTTATTGGAGTTTACTTGTCATAGGAAAGCTTGTTCTTCTTAGAATTTGTCTTATGTATGTTAGATCACTGTTTTTCTCTAAACCTTTGACTTTGatcttttcatcttcattttGAAAGATAACTATTCAATTACATAAATTCGAAGTTCAATTTGGATTTGTTTTATGTCGTAAGTGTTGGCTGGAAGAATTCAAGTCGCTTTTCCATGTCCCTTTGTGAGGGGAAATACTGTTCAGCTTGAAAATGTATTGGGAAAGTTTCTGATTGACATTAATTTCATTCCTTTTGTAAGACTAATAATATCTATAGTACACATCGATCGAAAGATTTTCAAGTGTAAATGACAATTATAACATGGTTCACCATCACTAGTGCAATCTTTGTCTATGCCTTTGATGTTTGGAATTGATTTCCCATAGACATAGAAATGGTATAACATAAAATTTATTTGTCATATTTTTGTGTCGATCTTTTGCAGACCTTCATGTTGGGTGGAACACATGTCATTGGACAATGAATCAGGATTGGATCCACCCGGTATAAGAGTCCGACCTGTTACTGGACTTGTAGCTGCTGACTACTTTGCCGCAGGATACTTTGTTTGGGCTGTTTTAATTGCTAACTTGGCACGCATTGGTTATGAAGAAAAGACTATGTACATGGCTGCATATGATTGGAGAATATCATTTCAGAACACCGAGGTATTATTCTTTTAATAATTGATTTTGTACCGAGATTTTAGTTCAGAAAACGGCTGAATGTTTTTCATTTCATTAATAATAACTTAATTGATCAGGTGCGGGATCAAACACTAAGTCAGATAAAAAGCAACATAGAACTTATGGTTTCAACTAATGGTGGAAATAAGGCGGTTATTATTCCACATTCGATGGGGGTTTTGTATTTTCTTCATTTCTTGAAATGGGTTGAAGCACCAGCTCCAATGGGGGGTGGAGGAGGACCAGATTGGTGTTCCAAATATATTAAGGCAGTTGTAAACATCGGTGGACCATTTTTAGGTGTTCCGAAGGCTATAGCAGGGCTTTTCTCAGCAGAAGCCCGAGATATTGCTGTTGCGAGGTATATCTTCTTTATCACCATGCCAGTTACACGATGACTTATACGAGTACTATGAACAACTTGTTTTCTTCTATTTGTTTAAACCATGAAGCACTGATATGATACAGACACTGGACACGACACTGATACATCGACACTAGTAGTAATTTGAGAAAATAGAATGATGCAATGCAACCACGCGTGTCTATGTCGTGCCTGTGTCAGACACCGATACGGCCCAGACACGCTTTCAATTTGAAGTGTCAGTGTTGCATAGTGTTTAAGATCTCTTTTCTTCTCTCCTCTCTTTAAAATTTCTTCTTTTAATTACTGATTTTGGCTGGTAAACAACCATGTGCAAAACATTCTGTTGTTCCAACTACTGGTCTGAACTAGAAAAGAAAATTTTGACTGCATTTGGCATTCATGCTACGCTTTTTTTCTTGTTCAGCACAATTACTCAGTATCTAAATTGAGTTTGATTCTTTCTTGTTATATATATATGAAGGGCGATTGCACCAGGTTTTTTAGATAACGACATGTTTCGGATTCAAACGTTGCAACATGTTATGAAGATGACTCGCACTTGGGACTCAACAATGTCAATGATACCAAAAGGAGGGGACACCATATGGGGTGGCTTTGATTGGTCACCAGAGGCGGGCGATCACCTTACCATGAAAAAGAAAAGCAAGGCCAATGCTAAGTTGCGAGACCGAAAGGAAAACAAAACAAATGTTGTTAACTATGGAAGAATGATATCATTTGGCAAAGATGTTGCAGAAGCAGATTCGCCTGAGATTGAGATTCTTGACTTCCGGGTGAGCATATACTTAACACTGAAACTTGAAATTGATACAGGTTCAGTTTGGATTGTGACTTATTTGAGCATATCCACTTGCATAAGCACTTATGAGACTATTTGGGAGAGCTTATAGAAATAGCTTCTGACATGTTCATAAGTAAATATATGAATACTCATTTTCTTTCTTGTTAATAGGGTGCAATTAAAGGTCCCAATGTTGCAAATACCTCTTGTCGTGATGTGTGGACTGAATACCATGACATGGGAGTTGAGGGAGTAAGAGCAGTTGCAGATCATAAAGTTTACACAGCTAGCTCAATCATAGACCTACTTCAGTTTGTTGCTCCGAAAATGATGGCGCGTGGTAGTGCTCATTTCTCTTACGGAGTAGCTGACAATTTAGACGATCCTAAATATGAACACTACAAATATTGGTCAAACCCCTTGGAGACAAAGTGAGCTTTTTTCTCATGACTTCTATCTTGTTTATCGGTTTATTCAATTGATTGATGTCTTTTGCAACTCAAAAATATCTACAGATTACCAAATGCTCCTGATATGGAAATCTTCTCTCTATACGGAGTTGGACTACCGACGGAAAGAGCTTATATTTACAAGTTAACTCCCTTTGCCGAGTGTTACATTCCTTTTGAAATCGATCCTACAGCCAAAGGTGGCGACGAAATTAGTTGTCTTAGAGATGGTGTCTACACGGTTAATGGCGACGAGACTGTGCCAGTTCTAAGTTCAGGCTACATGTGTGCTAAAGGTTGGCGCGGAAAAACAAGATTCAATCCTTCAGGGATCCGCACTTATGTTCGAGAATACGATCATTCTCCTCCAGCCAACCTGCTAGAAGGAAGAGGAACACAAAGTGGTGCTCATGTTGATATAATGGGAAACTTCGCGTTGATTGAAGATGTTATGAGGATCGCCGCGGGAGCCAAAGGAGAAGAATTGGGAGGCGATAAAGTGTATTCCGATATCTTTAAATGGTCTGATAGAATCAAGTTACCTTTGTGAGGGGTTGAGTTCTTCTCCACTTTCCGGATGGTTCCAGTAGAACAGAGAAAGACACGACTTATAAAATATTATCTTATTTACCGTGTCTCTTTCTCTTCTCCTGGAACCATCGAGAGGATCCACGCCCCTTTGTGAGTGAAGCAGAATGCACTTCCAGAGGATCAGATTATGTCATATACATTTTTTGCAGTATTATCTCACTGCTACCAAAGTTCTATAAATGCATTCACTATTTCTGGTTCTGCTTATCAAATTCAGATTCCATGAAAAGTGGTTAAAAAGGAAACAAGGGCATTTCAAAACTTTAGATGTGTTGTATGGTAATTTTTTCAAGACACATTTTTTTTCAGATTCTTCATGGAGACTTCTCATTGTATTTTATTACATTTTTTTTTGTTGCttttttatattttgaaaatTTATACCAATAAGTTGACAATGTAGCAATAATTAGATACTAGTTTATAAGTTTGTTATGTCTAATGACTTATTTTATCTTCTGAAATGTTAACTACtgtatattttttatttaattaaaccacttttgtttgtttacttttgtgccatgtcTTATAATTCTTATTGCTGGAAGGAATTCTCTCCCATGTTTGTGCTGTAAATTTTTAGCTCTATATTAAAAGTACTCCCAGTCCCTCTGGTCCTAAAAGAAAAAATTGTTTTTTAAGTTTATGGATGATAGCTTTCAGACTTGTGAAATGGTTGTGTTGTTTGAATCTGATCACTTTCAATAGTTGTAAGTGTGGTGCAGTGTCATGTTGTCAACTCAATTAATGCATTAGATAATGATGTGTTAGGAGTTTTCAAATTCAGTGTTATAAACATTGATGTTGGAAAAGAATTTATCATTGAATAAGAGTTTATGTCACATGATCATATGGTTAAATGAGTCTGCGCAAAAGTTGTTAAATTGGATTTTGAGATGGTTACCAGGAGATGTGATTCTAGTTATGATAGAATATGTCATTTGCTACTATGAGATATGAAAGAAGTGAGGAGTATAAACGACTTCTATGGAAATAGAAATTTGATGACACCGGAACAAGAAAATGTATATGTCCCTTTAAGTTGTATGGGCACTACACAAGGGAAATATTTAGAAATTTAATATGTTGTGCGATGCACGTAATCATGGATTGGATTGCAAGTTAGTCGGACATTCTATTGTTAATCGTTTGAATTGAGATGATAATGAACATGTTTCATCTCAAAAATATTTTTGCaaatttgaaatgaaaaaaaTCGGTGGTGTCTTAAATATTAAACAAGTTTATAATATTCGACACAAAAACAACAAGGCAATAAAGAGTCAAAGATCTAAATTGCAACAATTATTGAAATTGTTGGATGAACATCAATATGTTTTTAATATGAAGTGTGTAAGGATGAAAAATTTGTTCGAGATACTTTTTGGATGCATCCCGAGTCCAACGCGTCTTCCAATGTATTGATAATTGATTCCTTGTATAAGACCAACAAATATAGAATATCTTTTCTTAAAATTGTTGTTGTTACTTCTATTGAGATGACATATTCAATTAATTTTCTTTTTTGGATGTGAAATAAGGATAATGTTGTTTGGGTTCTAAAAATGTGTCATAATATATTGAAAGATTAAAAAAATATGCCACAAGTGATTGTCAGTGATCGCGATACTTCACTCATGAGTTATATTTTAAAAATAGTTCCTATATCATATATTTACTGTGTTGGTATCGCATAACAAAAAAAATGTAAGATCTAAAGTTAAGTCgattttggaaaataaacaaaaCAGGTGAAGACAAGAAATTGTCAA includes:
- the LOC127076307 gene encoding phospholipid:diacylglycerol acyltransferase 1, yielding MSSIRRRKGSEPEKGPSENSEPKIQKKEGEEEEREDDDNDKNKENRNKNKNGVDVLKKKKSKWSCIDSCCWFVGCICTLWWFLLFMYNVMPASFPQYVTEAITGPMPDPPGLKLKKEGLRVKHPVVFVPGIVTGGLELWEGHQCAEGLFRKRLWGGTFGEVYKRPSCWVEHMSLDNESGLDPPGIRVRPVTGLVAADYFAAGYFVWAVLIANLARIGYEEKTMYMAAYDWRISFQNTEVRDQTLSQIKSNIELMVSTNGGNKAVIIPHSMGVLYFLHFLKWVEAPAPMGGGGGPDWCSKYIKAVVNIGGPFLGVPKAIAGLFSAEARDIAVARAIAPGFLDNDMFRIQTLQHVMKMTRTWDSTMSMIPKGGDTIWGGFDWSPEAGDHLTMKKKSKANAKLRDRKENKTNVVNYGRMISFGKDVAEADSPEIEILDFRGAIKGPNVANTSCRDVWTEYHDMGVEGVRAVADHKVYTASSIIDLLQFVAPKMMARGSAHFSYGVADNLDDPKYEHYKYWSNPLETKLPNAPDMEIFSLYGVGLPTERAYIYKLTPFAECYIPFEIDPTAKGGDEISCLRDGVYTVNGDETVPVLSSGYMCAKGWRGKTRFNPSGIRTYVREYDHSPPANLLEGRGTQSGAHVDIMGNFALIEDVMRIAAGAKGEELGGDKVYSDIFKWSDRIKLPL